A DNA window from Paraburkholderia sp. IMGN_8 contains the following coding sequences:
- a CDS encoding metalloregulator ArsR/SmtB family transcription factor, with product MNTPLSPAALDALRQSATKCCALLKAMAQEDRLLLLCQLIEGEHNVGELEAAVGLHQPSLSQHLGVLREEGLVSTRREGKYMYYSLASVEVLSIMQTLSSLYCGKVKGRLK from the coding sequence ATGAACACGCCGTTGTCTCCCGCCGCGCTCGACGCGCTGCGGCAATCCGCGACGAAATGCTGCGCCCTTCTGAAAGCCATGGCGCAGGAAGACCGTCTGCTGCTGCTGTGCCAGTTGATCGAAGGCGAACATAACGTCGGAGAACTGGAAGCGGCGGTCGGCCTCCATCAACCGAGCCTTTCGCAGCATCTTGGCGTGCTGCGCGAGGAAGGTCTCGTCAGTACGCGGCGCGAGGGAAAGTACATGTACTACAGCCTCGCGAGCGTCGAAGTCTTGAGCATTATGCAAACGTTGTCGAGCCTCTATTGCGGCAAAGTCAAAGGACGCCTGAAATGA
- a CDS encoding YeeE/YedE family protein — MSIDLAHFTPFPALAGGLMIGFAAALLVLGNGRIAGISGILGGLLDTTSSDRAWRAAFVLGLFAAPWIFKLFTALPAVTIASSPPVLVVAGLLVGIGTRYASGCTSGHGVCGLSRGSVRSLAATATFMAVGFFTVFVTRHLLGF, encoded by the coding sequence ATGAGCATCGACCTCGCCCACTTCACGCCGTTTCCAGCGCTCGCCGGCGGCTTGATGATCGGCTTCGCGGCAGCGCTGCTTGTGCTCGGAAACGGCCGCATCGCTGGCATCAGCGGGATTCTTGGTGGCCTGCTCGACACGACATCCAGTGATCGTGCCTGGCGCGCTGCATTCGTGCTCGGACTATTCGCCGCGCCTTGGATATTTAAGCTTTTCACGGCACTACCGGCCGTCACGATTGCGTCATCGCCGCCTGTGCTCGTTGTGGCCGGCCTGCTCGTCGGCATCGGCACCCGCTATGCGTCCGGTTGCACAAGCGGTCACGGCGTATGCGGTCTCTCACGAGGTTCGGTCCGGTCGCTCGCCGCCACCGCGACGTTCATGGCAGTCGGCTTTTTCACCGTTTTCGTTACCCGCCATCTGCTGGGGTTTTGA
- a CDS encoding YeeE/YedE family protein — MLILNALLAGLIFSTGLIVSGMANPAKVLGFLDIAGNWDPSLAFVMAGAIAIGSVGFAIARRLSLFDAPMLLPTATRIDRRLLAGSAMFGAGWGLAGFCPGPSLVSAGGGEFKAMLFVIAMLVGMKIFSLAEQRSTRTN; from the coding sequence ATGCTGATTCTCAACGCGCTGCTAGCCGGGCTGATATTCAGCACAGGCCTGATCGTTTCCGGCATGGCCAACCCTGCGAAGGTGCTCGGCTTTCTCGATATCGCCGGCAACTGGGACCCGTCACTGGCGTTCGTCATGGCCGGCGCAATCGCAATCGGCAGCGTCGGCTTCGCGATTGCGCGTAGGCTCAGTCTGTTCGACGCGCCAATGTTGCTGCCGACCGCAACGCGCATTGACCGCCGCCTGCTTGCTGGCAGCGCCATGTTCGGTGCCGGCTGGGGCTTGGCAGGGTTCTGCCCGGGACCGTCCCTCGTGAGCGCCGGCGGCGGCGAGTTTAAAGCGATGCTGTTCGTCATCGCCATGCTCGTTGGTATGAAGATTTTCTCTCTGGCCGAGCAACGCTCTACCCGAACCAACTGA
- a CDS encoding nitrile hydratase accessory protein, protein MTSHSLNSRELRVALPELPCDDAGPTFKAPWEAQAFAITLTLHERGMFTWAEWADYLNHAIHDAQAAGDPDLGDTYYLHWLTALERLSTAKGWVKGDLLLQRRNEWEAAARRTPHGQPIELGR, encoded by the coding sequence ATGACTTCCCACAGCCTGAACTCGCGTGAATTACGCGTGGCTCTGCCCGAATTACCCTGCGACGACGCAGGTCCCACGTTCAAAGCGCCATGGGAAGCCCAGGCTTTTGCGATCACACTGACCTTGCACGAACGTGGCATGTTCACCTGGGCAGAATGGGCGGACTATCTGAACCACGCAATCCATGACGCCCAGGCCGCTGGCGACCCCGACCTTGGCGACACCTACTATCTACATTGGCTGACCGCATTGGAGCGCCTTAGCACTGCCAAGGGATGGGTGAAGGGAGACTTGCTCCTGCAGCGTCGAAATGAATGGGAAGCAGCAGCCCGACGTACCCCGCACGGTCAGCCAATTGAGCTCGGACGATAG
- the nthB gene encoding nitrile hydratase subunit beta, with protein sequence MNGAQDLGGMQAFGPIEPEADVASFHTDWERRVMAITLAMGATGKWNIDMSRAARESLPPAQYLASSYYEIWFEGLKKLLLNTGLATAAEIETGELEFAKTPVPRVLTADQVAAVLLRGSPVDRPASADARFKVGDIVWTRQLHPCTHTRLPRYCRGKRGQIILVHGAHVFPDTNAIGLGEQPQWLYTVRFDASELWGKDTTAASVCVDCWEPYLDYSNVEPA encoded by the coding sequence ATGAATGGCGCGCAAGATCTCGGTGGCATGCAGGCGTTTGGCCCGATCGAACCTGAGGCCGACGTTGCGTCCTTTCACACCGACTGGGAGCGCAGGGTGATGGCGATCACGCTGGCGATGGGAGCAACTGGCAAGTGGAACATCGACATGTCCCGAGCCGCGAGAGAAAGCTTGCCGCCAGCACAATACCTCGCAAGCAGCTATTACGAGATCTGGTTCGAAGGACTAAAAAAACTGCTGCTGAATACGGGGCTAGCGACAGCGGCGGAAATCGAAACGGGCGAGTTGGAGTTCGCGAAGACGCCGGTTCCTCGCGTCTTAACGGCCGACCAGGTGGCGGCCGTATTGCTGCGCGGTAGTCCGGTCGATCGCCCCGCCTCCGCCGACGCACGCTTTAAAGTTGGCGATATCGTGTGGACCCGTCAATTGCATCCATGTACGCACACGCGCTTGCCGCGCTATTGTCGCGGCAAACGCGGGCAGATAATCCTCGTGCATGGTGCGCACGTCTTTCCCGATACCAATGCGATCGGGCTAGGCGAACAACCGCAATGGCTCTATACGGTGCGCTTCGATGCCTCCGAACTCTGGGGCAAGGATACGACTGCAGCCTCTGTATGCGTCGATTGTTGGGAACCCTATCTTGACTACTCCAACGTCGAACCGGCCTGA
- the nthA gene encoding nitrile hydratase subunit alpha: MSDLQGKRPEHRHSDADGHHHDHEGSEVSEMDLRVRALESLLVEKGYVDPKALDILIETYEHQVGPHNGARVVAKAWSDPAYKQWLLDDATAAIASLGYTGRQGEHMVALENTPAVHNMVVCTLCSCYPWPVLGLPPVWYKSAPYRSRAVIDPRGVLKEFGFELPAETELRVWDSTAEVRYVVLPMRPLGTDGLSAEALAELVTRDSMIGTGLPSSPESKQGAA; encoded by the coding sequence ATGAGCGATCTTCAAGGGAAACGGCCAGAGCATCGGCACAGCGATGCTGACGGCCACCACCACGACCACGAGGGTAGTGAAGTGTCGGAAATGGACTTGCGCGTACGCGCACTCGAATCTTTGCTCGTCGAGAAAGGATACGTCGATCCCAAGGCGCTGGACATCCTGATCGAGACTTACGAGCACCAGGTCGGACCGCACAATGGTGCGCGCGTGGTCGCGAAGGCCTGGAGCGATCCGGCATACAAACAGTGGCTGCTCGACGACGCTACTGCGGCGATCGCCTCGTTGGGCTATACCGGCCGGCAGGGCGAGCACATGGTTGCGCTGGAGAATACGCCCGCCGTGCATAACATGGTGGTCTGCACGTTGTGCTCGTGCTATCCATGGCCAGTACTCGGACTTCCGCCCGTCTGGTACAAGTCGGCGCCGTATCGGTCACGCGCGGTCATCGACCCGCGCGGCGTATTGAAGGAGTTCGGTTTCGAATTGCCAGCTGAAACGGAGTTACGCGTATGGGACTCCACGGCGGAAGTTCGCTATGTCGTATTGCCAATGCGACCTCTCGGGACCGACGGCTTGTCCGCTGAGGCGCTTGCGGAACTGGTGACTCGTGATTCGATGATCGGCACAGGGTTGCCGAGCTCGCCCGAATCGAAACAGGGGGCTGCATGA